Within Sphingobium sp. KCTC 72723, the genomic segment CTGCATTATGCGGTCCATTCCGGCTGGCCGAGGGCGTCGGTGGCGCAGGGCGCAGTGATCGAACAGGGCGCGCAGGTGGCCAAGGGGCTGGCGTTCGGCGTGAAGGCGGACGGGCAATGACCCCCGCGTCTATGGCGGGCAAGGTCGCGCTGGTGACCGGCGCGGCGTCCGGGCTGGGGCAGGCGAGCGCGATCCTGCTGGCCGGGCTGGGCGCGCGGGTGTGGATGGTCGACATCAATGCCGACGGGCTGGCCGATACTGCCGCGCGGATCGCGTCAGATGGCGGCGATGCGCAGGTTCATGCGACCGACCTGACCGAGCCGGAGAATTGCGCGGCGGCGGTGGCGGCGGTCATTGCCACGGACGGGCGGCTGGACGCGCTGTGCAATGTCGCGGGGCGCATGAGTTTCGTGCATACGCCGCAAATGTCGGCGCGCGATTACGGGCTGACCATGGCGATCAATCTGCACGCGCCCTTTCATCTGTGCCAGGCTGCGATCCCCCACTTGCTGAAAGCTGACGGCACGATCGTCAATGTGACCTCCACCGCTGCCTTTGTGGGCCAGGCCTATCTGGCAGCCTATTGCGCCAGCAAGGCAGGACTGACGCATATGACCAAGGCGCTGGCGATGGAATATATGCATCAGCCGATCCGCATCAACGCGGTCGCGCCGGGCGGGATGATGACCGGCATCGTCACCGGCATGACCATGCCGCCGGACATCGACCGAACGCTGATCGACCGTTTTTCGGGGCTGCGCGGATTGGTGGAGGTGGAGGAAGTGGCGCAGGTGATCGCCTATCTCGCCTCCCCCGCTGCTAGGGGATTTCATGGCGCGTGCATCAACATGGATCGCGGCATCACCGCAGGCTGATGGCAGGAGAGCGGACAATGAAGATCGGCTTTATCGGGCTGGGCAGTCAGGGCGGGCCGATGGCGCAGCGATTGTGCGAGGCCGGGCATGACATGACGCTGTGGGCGCGGCGGGCAGAGAGCCTGGAGCCGTTTCGCGATGGCCCTGCCCATGTCGCAGACAGTGTCGCGGCGCTGGGTGCGCGATGCGGGATCGTGGCGGTGTGCGTGGTGGACGATGCGGGGGTGGAGGCCATGTGCGCCGACCTGATCCCGGCGATGGCGGCCGGTGGCATCATCATCATCCATGCGACGGTGCATCCGCAAACATGCGTTCGGCTGGCGGAACAGGCCGCAGCGCGCGGCATCGCACTGGTCGATGCGCCGGTCAGTGGCGGCGGTGGCGGCGCGACGGCGGGAACGCTGACGGTGATGCTGGGCGGCTGCGCCGACGCAGTGGCGACCGTGACGCCAGTGCTGCGCGCCTTTGCCGGGCTGATCGTCCATCTGGGCGATGTCGGTGCGGGGCAGACCGCAAAGCTGATCAACAATGCGCTGATGGCCGCGCATATGGGGCTGGCGCACCATGCTTTGACCGCCGCCGCCGCCATGGGCGTGGACCGGCAGGCGCTGGCCGCGTTGGTGAAGGTGAGCAGCGGGCGCAGTTTCGGGTTCGACGTCTATGCCCGCCAGCCCGATCTGGCCGCCTTTGCCCATGGTGCGCGCCTGCTGGCCAAGGATGTGCGCCTGCTGGGCGAAGTGACCGGCGATACCGCCGACTATGCCGCGTTGCAGGGCGCGGCCCAACCCTATCTCGACCATGTCGCCGACAGCCACAACCTTCAACCGGAGTAACCCCATGTCCTTTTCCATCGACCAGTTTCGCCTGGACGGCAAAGTCGCCATCGTCACCGGCGCTGGCGGGCGCGGCAACAGCATCGGGCGGGCCTATGCCACGGGCCTTGCGGCGGCAGGCGCGGCGGTCGTCGTCGCCGACCTGAACGAAGCGGGCGCGCAGGCCGTGGCGGACGAAATCATCGCGGCGGGGGGCAAGGCGATCGCGGTCGGGGTCGACATCACGCAGGCCGATCAGGTTGCGGCCATGGCGCAGGCGGCTGAGGCAGCGTTCGGCGGCATCGACATTCTGGTCAACAATGCCGCGCTGATGCTGGAACTGGGGCAATTGCATGTGGCCGACGTGCCGGTCGAACAATGGAACAGGATCATGACCGTCAATGTGACCGGCGCGCTCCTATGCGCGCAGGCAGTCATCCCGGCGATGCGGGCGCGGGGTGGCGGGCGGATCATCAATCAGGTGTCGGGTGGGGCGTTCCCCGCGATTTCCATCTATGGCGTCAGCAAGCTGGCGCTGACCGGCCTGACCACCACCATGGCGCGGCAATTGGGCAAGGACGGCATCACCGCCAACGCCATCGCGCCGGGCAATGTGACGAGCGAGGCAGGCGCGGCGCTGGTGCCGGACGGGTCGCCCTTTGCGCAGTTTCTGGCGATGTCGGTCTGCACCCGCGCCAGCGGCGCGCCGGACGAACTGGTCGGCGCGCTGCTGCTGCTCTGTTCGCCCGCAGGCGCGTGGATCACCGGACAGACGATCCATGTCGATGGCGGATGGGTGCTGCGCCCCTGATACAGCGATGGCGGCATTGTCTGGCGGCCGGGCGCGACACCGCCTAAAGGAGGCATGAACGGACGATTTAACGGGGACCGCCATGTCTGCGCCATTTGCCATGGCAATCCTCTATATGGCGCTGATGTTCGGCGGGACGGCGCTGGCGCATCGCTATCGCCACCGGCTGCACGGGTCGTCCTGGCGGATCTATGCCTATACGCTGGCCTTTGCGGTCTATTGCACCAGTTGGACCTATTTCGGCGCGGTCGGCAGCGCCGCGACCGGGGGATGGGCGTTTCTGCCCATCTATCTTGGCCCGATATTGCTGATGGCGTTCGGCGGGCGCTTCCTGCGCCGGTTGAACGTGGAAGTGCATAAGGAAGGCGCGACGTCCATTTCGGATTTCATCGCGTCGCGCTTTGAAAAGAGCCGGTCGGTCGCCGCACTGGTGACGATGATCGCGCTGTTCGGGACGATCCCCTATATCGCGCTGCAATTGCGGTCGGTGGCGCTGAGTTTTGCGCTGGTGTCGGGAACGCCCGAAAGCACCGGGCCACTGTTCGGCGCGGCGGCGATGCTGGCGCTGTTCGCCATCCTGTTCGGCGCGCGCCGTTATCAGGTGGCGGGGCAGAATGAGGCGATCCTGTTTGCCGTCGCGTTTGAATCCATCCTGAAACTGGGCGCGATATTCCTGGTGTCAGGCCTGTCGCTATGGCTGTTGTGGCAGGTGCCGTCGGAACGGATCATGGCGGAACTCACGCCGTTTCGCGCGCATTTTGCGCTGGGCAATCTGGACGCCGACTTTTTCGTGACGACATTGGTGTCGATGCTGGCGATAATGTGCCTGCCGCGCCATTTCTTCATCAGCGTGATGGAAGCGCGCGACCCCGACGACATCATGAAAGCGCGCTGGGGCTTTATCGCCTATCTGGTGCTGACCATGCTGGCGGTGCTGCCGATTGCGGCGGCAGGCGTTGCGATGCTGGAACCCGGCGCGATGCCGGACCTGTTCGTCATCAGCCTGCCCCGGCAACTGGGTTTCGGCACGGTGACGATGATCGTGTTTCTGGGTGGATTGTCGGCGGCAGTCGCCATGGTCGTGACCGAAACGGTGGCGATTTCCAGCATGATTTCCAACGATCTGTTCGCGCCGCTGTTGCTGCGCCGGTCGGGTGGCGACGTGCATGTGGGCGAACGGTTGTTGTGGATAAGGCGCAGCGCGATCATCGCGTTGATGGCGGCCGCTGCGGTCTATGCGATGGTGACGCCGTCCACCACGCAACTGGCGGCGGTCGGCATAATCGCGTTCGTGGCGATCGCCCAATGCGCGCCTGCGCTGATCCTGGCGGTATGGCGCACGAATAATGACGCGATGGCGGGGCGGGCCAGCCTGATCACCGGATTCCTGCTGTGGTTCGTGCTGCTGTTCGTCCCCGCGATCAGCGGCGTGGATATGATCGCCCTGCCCACATTCGCCCATGCCAGTCCGGTCGCGTCGGGCGCGATCATCAGCCTGGGCGGCAATCTGATCGCCTATCTGCTGGTGTCGGCGCGCAAGGTCGGGGGGAGCGGGATCGGCGGCGGGCTGATCGGCCAGCGGGGTATTGCCGCGATTTCGACCGTCGAGGCGCTGGAGGCGCTGGTGGTGCGGTTCGTGGGGGCGGATGCGGCGGCGCAGGCATTCGGCGCGGACAGCGACCCGGTGCGACCGATCGACCGGGCGAGCGCGCGCACGGCGGAACGGCTGATCGGCAGCGTGGTGGGCGCGTCATCGGCACGGGCGATCATGGCATCGGCGATTTCGGGTCAGGGCATGGGGCTGACCGAAGTGACCCAGATGCTGGATGCGTCCGGGCAATCACTGCATTTTTCGCAAGGGTTGCTGGCCGCGACGCTGGAAAATATCGACATCGGCGTCAGCGTGGTGGACCGCGACCTGCGGCTGGTGGCGTGGAACAGCCGCTATCTGGAACTGTTCAAATATCCGCCCGGCATGGTCCGCATCGGCGTGCCGATCGCCGACCTGATCGGGTTCAATGCGCAGCGCGGCGATTGTGGGCCGGGCGCGGTGGAGGATCATGTGTCGCGCCGGATGGAACATCTGCGCAGTCGCAGCCTGCACAGTTTCGAGCGGCACCGGGCCGATGGCCGCGTGATCAAGACAGTCGGCGGGCCGATGCCCGATGGCGGCTATGTCATGTCCTTTACCGACATCACGATCGAGGCGCAGGCGCGGGCGGCGACCGAAACGGCGCGGCGCGACCTGGAACAGGCGGTGGTCGCGCGGACCGCAGAACTGTCCGACGTTAACGCACAACTGGCGCGCGCGATGATGGACAAGACGCGCTTTCTGGCGGCAGCGAGCCATGACCTGTTGCAGCCGCTGCACGCCGCGATGCTGTTTTCCGCTGCGCTGCGCCGCAGGTTGGCGGAGCCGGAGCAGGCGATGCTGTCGCGGCTGGACCGATCGATCGAGGGGGCCAACGACCTGTTGCGCGCGCTGCTCGACATATCGAAGCTGGATGCGGGCGGGGTGATGCCGCAGCCGGTGCGCTTTGCGGTGCGGCCCTTGCTGGTCGATCTGGTCGAGAATTTCCAGCCATTGGCGGCGGAGAAGGGACTGCGGCTGGCGATCGGGCCGGGCGACGGGTGGGTCGAGTGCGACCGGACGCTGTTGCGGTCGATCATGCAGAATTTCCTGGCCAATGCGGTGCGTTATACCGAAGCCGGCGGCGTGGTGGTGGCGGCGCGCAGGCGGGGCGATTGCCTGCGGCTGGAAGTGCATGACAGCGGCATCGGCATTCCGCCCGACAAGCTGAGCGCGATCTTTCGCGAGTTCGAGCGGCTGGGGCAAGGGAGCGAGACGGGGATCGGGCTGGGGCTGGCGATCGTGGAGCGATCCGCGCCGCTGGTGGGCGGGACGGTCATGGTGCAGTCGGTCGTCGGACGCGGGAGTTGCTTTGCGATTACGCTGCCGATGGTGATGGAAGGCGGGGGCCGCGCCCCTGCCCTTGCGCCACCCGCCAGCGCCATCGCGCCGCGCCGGTTGCTGGTGGTCGATGACGACCCGGCCAATCGGGACGCGATGCGCGCCGTGCTGGAAGGGTTGGGCCATGATTGCGTCACGGCAGCGGGCGAGGCGGACGCGATGGCGGATGGGGGGCCGTTTGACGGGGCGCTGGTGGATTTCCACCTCGGCAGCGGCGGCGATGGCATCGACCTGATCGACAGGTTGCGGGTGCGTAAGCCTGACCTGCCGGTGGCGCTGGTGACGGCGGAACGGGGGCAAGCGGTGCTGGACCGGGCGCAGGCGCGGGATGTGGCGGTGTTGTCCAAGCCGCTGGGCGTAGTGGCGCTGAACCAGTGGATCGCGGCGCGGACGCAGCCGATGGGGTGAGGCGGTTAGCGATCTGCGCCCAGACCCAACGCGCGGGCGGCCAGCGCGGCCTGGGTGCGGTTCTGGACGCCGAGTTTCGCCAGCACCGTCGTCATATGCGATTTGATGGTGGATTCCGCCACGCCCAGTTCCCACGCAATCTGCTTGTTAAGCTGCCCATCCAGCACGCCCAGCAACACGCGCAACTGGGTGGGAGTGAGCGAGGCGACCTTGCCCGCCATGGCGTCTATCTCGTCATGGATGAGGATGGCGGGGGCGGGATGATCGCCCGCCAGTGCGGCGGCGATGGCATCCTCTATGACCGACAGATCCTGATCCTTGCCGATGAAACCGACTGCCCCGTAGCGCCGGGCTTCGGGGGCGGCGACCTGCGCTTCTGCGCTGGAGACGACGAGGATGGGGACCGAGGGGCGTTCGGCGTGGAGCAGGGCGACGCCGGAAAAGCCCGCCGATCCGGGCATTTTGAGGTCGAGCAGGATGAGCAGCAGATCGCTGGCCGCCGACGCCGCCACCGCCCGGTCGAGCGTGGCGGCCTCCACGATATGCGCGTCGGGCGCGACATTGCCCGCCGCCATGACCAATGCCTGACGGAACAGCGGATGATCGTCCGCAATCAGGATCGTGCCATGCGCGCTCAGTTGCCGTTCCTTTCCGCCGCTATTCCCGTCATCGAAATTGGGGATAGTCCTTGCGCGCTGCAAGGGGGGCTTATGCCCCGGCCATCTGGCTGTCGGCGATCAGGGTTTCGACGACGGACGGGTCGGCCAGCGTGGAAATGTCGCCCAGCGCGCCCGTCTCGCCCTCTGCGATCTTGCGCAGGATGCGGCGCATGATCTTGCCGGAGCGAGTCTTGGGCAGGCCGGGCGCGAACTGGATGATGTCGGGCGTAGCGATGGGGCCAATTTCGTTGCGGACCCAGGCGACCAGTTGACGGCGCAAATCGTCCGACGGTTCCTCGTTCGCGTTCAGGGTGACATAGGCGTAGATGCCCTGCCCCTTGATCGGGTGCGGCATACCCACGACGGCGGCTTCGGCGACCTTGGCATGGGCGACGAGCGCGCTTTCGACTTCGGCGGTTCCCATGCGGTGGCCCGACACGTTGATGACGTCATCGACCCGGCCGGTGATCCAGTAATAGCCATCGGCATCGCGACGTGCGCCGTCGCCGGTGAAATAGCGACCGGGATAGGTGGTGAAATAGGTCTGGAAGAAGCGCGAATGATCGCCATAGACTGTGCGCATCTGGCCGGGCCAGCTTTTGGCGATGCAGAGGTTGCCTTCGACTGCGCCGTCCAGTTCCTTGCCATCGGTATCGACCAGCAAAGGATGAACGCCGAACAGGGGCTTGGTCGCCGATCCGGGTTTCAGGTCGGTCGCGCCGGGCAAGGGGGCGATGAGGATGCCGCCGGTTTCGGTTTGCCACCATGTGTCCACGATCGGGCAGCGGCTGTCGCCGACGATGCGGTGATACCATTCCCATGCTTCGGGATTGATCGGTTCGCCTACGCTGCCCAGGATGCGCAGCGACGCGCGGCTGGCCGCCTGCACAAAGCCGTCGCCTTCGCGCATCAGCGCGCGGAGCGCTGTGGGGGCGGTGTAGAAGATCGCCACGTTCCATTTATCGCAGACCTGCCAGAAGCGGCTGTGATCGGGATAGTTGGGGACGCCTTCGAACATCAGGGTCGTCGCGCCATTGGCGAGCGGGCCGTAGACGACGTAGCTGTGGCCAGTGACCCAGCCGATGTCGGCGGTACACCAATAGACTTCGCCGGGGCGGTAATCGAACACCTGTTCATGGGTCATGGCGGCCCAGAGCAGATAGCCGCCCGTGCTGTGCAGGACGCCCTTGGGCGTGCCGGTGGAACCCGACGTGTAGAGGATGAACAGCGGGTCTTCCGCGCCCATGGCTTGCGGTGCGTAATCGGGCGCGGCGGCATCGCGGGCGGGGCCGTAGAACAGGTCGCGGCCCTCCACCATCGCCACGTCCGCGCCGGTGCGCTGGACGACGAGGACGGTTTGCACCGACGGGCAATGGGCGAGAGCCGCATCGACATTGGCCTTGAGCGGCACGCGCTTGCCGCCGCGTAGCCCTTCGTCGGCAGTG encodes:
- a CDS encoding NAD(P)-dependent oxidoreductase, encoding MKIGFIGLGSQGGPMAQRLCEAGHDMTLWARRAESLEPFRDGPAHVADSVAALGARCGIVAVCVVDDAGVEAMCADLIPAMAAGGIIIIHATVHPQTCVRLAEQAAARGIALVDAPVSGGGGGATAGTLTVMLGGCADAVATVTPVLRAFAGLIVHLGDVGAGQTAKLINNALMAAHMGLAHHALTAAAAMGVDRQALAALVKVSSGRSFGFDVYARQPDLAAFAHGARLLAKDVRLLGEVTGDTADYAALQGAAQPYLDHVADSHNLQPE
- a CDS encoding SDR family NAD(P)-dependent oxidoreductase; protein product: MTPASMAGKVALVTGAASGLGQASAILLAGLGARVWMVDINADGLADTAARIASDGGDAQVHATDLTEPENCAAAVAAVIATDGRLDALCNVAGRMSFVHTPQMSARDYGLTMAINLHAPFHLCQAAIPHLLKADGTIVNVTSTAAFVGQAYLAAYCASKAGLTHMTKALAMEYMHQPIRINAVAPGGMMTGIVTGMTMPPDIDRTLIDRFSGLRGLVEVEEVAQVIAYLASPAARGFHGACINMDRGITAG
- a CDS encoding SDR family oxidoreductase, coding for MSFSIDQFRLDGKVAIVTGAGGRGNSIGRAYATGLAAAGAAVVVADLNEAGAQAVADEIIAAGGKAIAVGVDITQADQVAAMAQAAEAAFGGIDILVNNAALMLELGQLHVADVPVEQWNRIMTVNVTGALLCAQAVIPAMRARGGGRIINQVSGGAFPAISIYGVSKLALTGLTTTMARQLGKDGITANAIAPGNVTSEAGAALVPDGSPFAQFLAMSVCTRASGAPDELVGALLLLCSPAGAWITGQTIHVDGGWVLRP
- the acs gene encoding acetate--CoA ligase encodes the protein MSESLYPVPAALAADAHVTAQAAARMHDLAQADPDAFWREQAQRLDWITPFTTVDESSFDEADFAIRWFADGQLNVSANCIDRHLATRADQPAIIWEGDDPADSRVITYAQLHEEVCRFANVLSSHGVQRGDRVTLYLPMIPEAAFAMLACTRIGAVHSIVFAGFSPDSLASRIRDCDSRLVITADEGLRGGKRVPLKANVDAALAHCPSVQTVLVVQRTGADVAMVEGRDLFYGPARDAAAPDYAPQAMGAEDPLFILYTSGSTGTPKGVLHSTGGYLLWAAMTHEQVFDYRPGEVYWCTADIGWVTGHSYVVYGPLANGATTLMFEGVPNYPDHSRFWQVCDKWNVAIFYTAPTALRALMREGDGFVQAASRASLRILGSVGEPINPEAWEWYHRIVGDSRCPIVDTWWQTETGGILIAPLPGATDLKPGSATKPLFGVHPLLVDTDGKELDGAVEGNLCIAKSWPGQMRTVYGDHSRFFQTYFTTYPGRYFTGDGARRDADGYYWITGRVDDVINVSGHRMGTAEVESALVAHAKVAEAAVVGMPHPIKGQGIYAYVTLNANEEPSDDLRRQLVAWVRNEIGPIATPDIIQFAPGLPKTRSGKIMRRILRKIAEGETGALGDISTLADPSVVETLIADSQMAGA
- a CDS encoding LuxR C-terminal-related transcriptional regulator — its product is MAAGNVAPDAHIVEAATLDRAVAASAASDLLLILLDLKMPGSAGFSGVALLHAERPSVPILVVSSAEAQVAAPEARRYGAVGFIGKDQDLSVIEDAIAAALAGDHPAPAILIHDEIDAMAGKVASLTPTQLRVLLGVLDGQLNKQIAWELGVAESTIKSHMTTVLAKLGVQNRTQAALAARALGLGADR
- a CDS encoding PAS domain-containing hybrid sensor histidine kinase/response regulator produces the protein MSAPFAMAILYMALMFGGTALAHRYRHRLHGSSWRIYAYTLAFAVYCTSWTYFGAVGSAATGGWAFLPIYLGPILLMAFGGRFLRRLNVEVHKEGATSISDFIASRFEKSRSVAALVTMIALFGTIPYIALQLRSVALSFALVSGTPESTGPLFGAAAMLALFAILFGARRYQVAGQNEAILFAVAFESILKLGAIFLVSGLSLWLLWQVPSERIMAELTPFRAHFALGNLDADFFVTTLVSMLAIMCLPRHFFISVMEARDPDDIMKARWGFIAYLVLTMLAVLPIAAAGVAMLEPGAMPDLFVISLPRQLGFGTVTMIVFLGGLSAAVAMVVTETVAISSMISNDLFAPLLLRRSGGDVHVGERLLWIRRSAIIALMAAAAVYAMVTPSTTQLAAVGIIAFVAIAQCAPALILAVWRTNNDAMAGRASLITGFLLWFVLLFVPAISGVDMIALPTFAHASPVASGAIISLGGNLIAYLLVSARKVGGSGIGGGLIGQRGIAAISTVEALEALVVRFVGADAAAQAFGADSDPVRPIDRASARTAERLIGSVVGASSARAIMASAISGQGMGLTEVTQMLDASGQSLHFSQGLLAATLENIDIGVSVVDRDLRLVAWNSRYLELFKYPPGMVRIGVPIADLIGFNAQRGDCGPGAVEDHVSRRMEHLRSRSLHSFERHRADGRVIKTVGGPMPDGGYVMSFTDITIEAQARAATETARRDLEQAVVARTAELSDVNAQLARAMMDKTRFLAAASHDLLQPLHAAMLFSAALRRRLAEPEQAMLSRLDRSIEGANDLLRALLDISKLDAGGVMPQPVRFAVRPLLVDLVENFQPLAAEKGLRLAIGPGDGWVECDRTLLRSIMQNFLANAVRYTEAGGVVVAARRRGDCLRLEVHDSGIGIPPDKLSAIFREFERLGQGSETGIGLGLAIVERSAPLVGGTVMVQSVVGRGSCFAITLPMVMEGGGRAPALAPPASAIAPRRLLVVDDDPANRDAMRAVLEGLGHDCVTAAGEADAMADGGPFDGALVDFHLGSGGDGIDLIDRLRVRKPDLPVALVTAERGQAVLDRAQARDVAVLSKPLGVVALNQWIAARTQPMG